cttatcttaaagacctcatagttccatatcttccaagcagaactctccgttctcagactgcaggtttacctgtggttcctagagtttccaaatctagaatgggaggcagagcctttagctaccaagcccctctcctgtgaaaccagctcccagttcaggttctggaggcagacaccctctctacatttaagactagactttaaactttccttttttataaagctcatagttagagatggatcaggtgactctgaaccatctcttagttctgctgctataggttagtctgctgggggacctctactgatacactgagctcctctcctctctcctttctcctctatcgattcaaattctaccatttcatgtcattaactttgtgccttctctctcctgtagttgtttttcctcctctctgttctcctctgcaggtattctcctccttggagctgtatatctccagagtccagttactggtcctaccaacctgtccagtgtttttgctgcttgttgttgtatCTGATAATTTGATATTTCAAAAAATATTGTTGTATTATCTGTTAGttggttaataataatatgggcaacacatttaatttcttaatATTGTTACAGTTTTTTGTAGAAATTGCCCATGTTTCAGTGACCAATATAAATGAATATGATGGGACAGCCATTAGGTAATAATCCTGCACTACCAATATTCTGATAGTCCTTTAATTATGTTCCTAAATCGAGCTCCAAGACCAAAATGTTTAAGTTTGACAAGATAAGCGAATGTTGACAAAATCAAAGGCTCTGTAGAAATCTAAAAACGGAAGCAAACGACCCTCTTCCATTAGGTATCTGTGTTCAGCCTGATGTTACTGTGTAACTGAAGAAGCCAGACTGAGTTTCTGCAATAAGGTTTAAGGGCGAGTGGTGAAAAAGCATAGAATAATAATTCTCCAATATCTTCCCAGAAATGTCTATTAAAATTATCCTGTGAGCGTCTGAACCAGGAGTTTTGTTAAGAGAGGATCTGCCCTCACgtctttctttacatttgatatatttaaaaaagcttCTTTAGAGAACCTGGAGCTGTAAAGCTCACGATAAAAATACATGAGGCCAATATTTGTCCTAATCAGCAGTGATTGAAcacatttcatctttattttctgGACATGTTCAGGATCCGGTTTGATGAATTCCTTCTGATTCTTTGAACAACACAGAGACTCGTCCTATTTTGGACTTTGGGAACTCCCTTTTCTCATTTCACTGATTATTCATTTAGTTTCAGGAcggttttcacagtttttactgGACTCGAGTCTCAGAACAGGAACACCTCCATGCTTTTCACCTtgatctggaaaaaaaacagacgtgaatcttcagttttattaaaagcttttatttaaagattCAGTTAAAACGTCTCGGCTGCTTCCGGTCCACCTGCCAGGTGTGTTCAGTCCCGTGACGTCAGCGGGTCTCGGTCCTCCGACCCTTCAGAGCGGCTGCAGGTCTCTTCAGCTCCTTCACGACCTGCAGCCCGAGAGCTTTCACTGGCCGGAAAGAGACCCGGGACCTGAGGGGACCGGCACCAGGAGGAGAGTTCGTCAGGTCCTGCGGATCCGGATCCTGTACCTGCTGATCCGTGGACTCCGAGACCGTCGCCGGTTTGTTGCGGTGAAACAAGGACTCCCGCCGGCGCGTGCACGGGCTCGCGGCTAGCACGGCGCGGAAGCCGTAGGGCGTGGTCACCTTCTCCACGTGCGGAAGCGACATGGCCGCGCGCGTCGTCAGGTCGGTGTCCGCAGAGTCTGTCGCGCGCGCGGCGGCGCGGCGCGCAGCTCTGATCCGAGGCGGCAACAGGCGGAGTCGGAACCGGGGGGAGGCCGCGGGGCCCGGCGGGGCCTCGGCCGGACTGTCGTCATCGTGGTCGGAAAGCAGTCTGGTCCGGTCCAGGGAGCTGCGGTGGCACCGCGGCGACAACAGCAGAAGCGGACTGCGGGACGGGATGAGGAAGTCCGGGATCCGTTCTGGAGTCAGAACCAGATTCCGCAGAGACGATCCGGATTTAACGGCCGACATGAGGACTGAGGGAGACCAGAGTTTAGTTTACGACACTCGACACTGAGCAGGACCTGGTCTCAGCACAGAGTCCCGTTCCTGATCAGGCCTCTCAGGATTTTTATATTGCACCAAATCTAAActccagagaaaaaaaacagatcaggTTTTTACTGTCAAACATCTgtg
Above is a genomic segment from Anabas testudineus chromosome 11, fAnaTes1.2, whole genome shotgun sequence containing:
- the LOC113155256 gene encoding C2 calcium-dependent domain-containing protein 4C-like, encoding MSAVKSGSSLRNLVLTPERIPDFLIPSRSPLLLLSPRCHRSSLDRTRLLSDHDDDSPAEAPPGPAASPRFRLRLLPPRIRAARRAAARATDSADTDLTTRAAMSLPHVEKVTTPYGFRAVLAASPCTRRRESLFHRNKPATVSESTDQQVQDPDPQDLTNSPPGAGPLRSRVSFRPVKALGLQVVKELKRPAAALKGRRTETR